The genome window TCTCCATACCGGCGGACGCCGGTATCCAGGGGCCGTGCGGGGCATCTCCACTCGCCCTGCCCCCACCCCCACCTCAACCAAGAAAATAGGGGCAACCCTTGTAGTTGCCCCCGTTCGCCACGTTGACCCTGTAACCCGTCCGACCCTCAATCCTTATTGATCATGAACTGCGACGCCTTCTCAAAATAATCAATCAGCATCGTCGCATCCGACCGGTCCACACCGGACTCCAGCACACACGCGCTCATGTGCGAGAACCACGCGTCCCGCTCCGCCTGGCCTATCGCGAACGGCAAATGCCGCATCCGCAGCAACGGCCGCCCCCGCTCCATCGAGTAGTACGGCGGCCCGCCCCAGAGCTGCACCAGGAACATCGCCAGGTGGTTCTTCCCCGGCTCCAGGTCCTCCGGGTACAGCGGCCGCAGCGCCGGGTCGGCCTCCACCTTCGCGTAGAAGCTCTCCACAAGCGCGTTGAAGTACGGGATGCCCCCCACGCGCTGGTACAGCGTCCCCGACTGCTGCGGCCCCTGCACGAATCGCTCCTGCGGCCCCTCCATCGACTCTCCCATTTGTCCCTAAGGATGCGTGGCCGGCCCGTTCGCCCTGAGGGAAATCGAAGGGTGAACGGACCGCCCCCCCTACGGCACCGGCAGCTGGTCGGCGTCCTCCGCCGGCTGCAGGTCGAAGGCGTTGTTGATCGCCGAGATGTACTGGTACTGGCCAATCGTGCCCGTCAGCTCCACCAGCCAGCGAGTGCCCTTCCGCTCCACCAGCGAGTCAAACAGCCCCTGCTCGACTTTGTTGGTCTGCAGCAACTGCCGCACGTAGGTGATGATGTCCTGCTCGTCCCGCTCCAGCCCGCTCACATCCTCGCGGTTCCGCACGACCTCGATCGCCTCCTCGCGCATCCCCTGCCGCCGGCCCGTCGCCACGTGCGACGCCCACTCGTACCGCGC of Chloroflexota bacterium contains these proteins:
- a CDS encoding globin; this encodes MGESMEGPQERFVQGPQQSGTLYQRVGGIPYFNALVESFYAKVEADPALRPLYPEDLEPGKNHLAMFLVQLWGGPPYYSMERGRPLLRMRHLPFAIGQAERDAWFSHMSACVLESGVDRSDATMLIDYFEKASQFMINKD
- a CDS encoding carboxymuconolactone decarboxylase family protein — its product is MPRVKLLTEKEDVGEEQHAEIDAIVETLNRVGGPFGVLLYSPGLAQKVMEAGAHVRLQSTLSQVERELCIIAVSREKDARYEWASHVATGRRQGMREEAIEVVRNREDVSGLERDEQDIITYVRQLLQTNKVEQGLFDSLVERKGTRWLVELTGTIGQYQYISAINNAFDLQPAEDADQLPVP